One segment of Mycoplasmopsis glycophila DNA contains the following:
- a CDS encoding ATP-binding cassette domain-containing protein — MRWDKLIWKDKKMFFTTILLRIVTSIFNALGLWFFFKALESLSQTNSDIKQSLFYILGFLLVQILDIALEIQNQKRFLKLIYLTQNNLRISFMEKYKEFHPREFQTRKPEIFLNNLETDSMYLAQYSLVYVVFFGSFFNLIAFSFLYAYLSWAIILLLWGISIVKLLLNFLGMMLRAKKNVQIVSLRESRYVKVSNFIRNAFAFLFGNRTELIVSIIANDVNQNYRRKLGYNLTKDLIDFVSLLIEVLQVVICFVVGFTLFYNNKIDLAILILFLSNFKSFDDNFQFLLSMVEGVSTIRQYNKKVNNFFNQFEKGKLVPQVEFASLKVSNLNFKYDNKTIFDNFDYLLEKGKKYLVIGESGSGKTTLINILNNNIYNYTGDVFLNDYKIQKEDNLSANIGFLTSAITLPSEIDSDFWDLENNKALAEIFEIDFIDFNKTTKTDNLSLGQKQRILLFDLFKHQRSLYILDESLSNIDKSRRYKMLDKLLESDKTILLISHHIPNHIHHQFDHILDLNHK, encoded by the coding sequence ATGAGGTGAGATAAACTAATTTGAAAAGACAAAAAAATGTTTTTTACAACAATACTTTTACGTATTGTTACCTCAATTTTTAATGCTTTAGGACTTTGATTCTTTTTTAAGGCATTAGAATCTTTAAGTCAAACAAACAGCGACATTAAACAAAGTCTTTTTTATATTCTTGGATTTTTACTAGTGCAAATTTTAGATATAGCGCTTGAAATTCAAAATCAAAAGAGATTTTTAAAGCTTATTTATCTAACTCAAAATAACTTAAGAATTTCATTTATGGAAAAATACAAAGAGTTTCACCCCCGTGAATTTCAAACTCGTAAGCCAGAAATATTTCTGAATAATTTAGAAACTGATTCGATGTATTTAGCTCAATATTCGCTTGTTTATGTAGTATTTTTCGGAAGCTTCTTTAATCTAATTGCATTTTCATTCTTATACGCTTATTTATCTTGAGCAATAATTCTTTTACTTTGAGGAATTTCAATTGTTAAGTTACTTTTAAACTTTTTAGGAATGATGTTAAGAGCGAAAAAGAACGTTCAAATTGTGTCTTTACGCGAATCTAGATATGTGAAAGTTTCTAACTTCATTAGAAATGCATTTGCTTTCTTATTTGGAAATAGAACAGAATTAATTGTCTCAATTATTGCTAATGATGTAAATCAAAACTATAGAAGAAAGCTCGGTTATAACTTGACAAAGGATTTGATTGATTTTGTCTCTCTTTTGATCGAAGTGCTTCAAGTTGTGATTTGTTTTGTTGTTGGTTTTACATTGTTTTATAACAATAAAATAGATTTAGCTATTTTAATACTTTTCTTAAGTAACTTTAAAAGCTTTGATGACAACTTCCAATTTCTTCTTTCGATGGTTGAAGGGGTGTCCACAATTAGACAATATAACAAAAAAGTTAATAACTTCTTTAATCAATTTGAAAAAGGAAAACTTGTACCACAAGTAGAATTTGCATCTCTTAAAGTGTCAAATTTAAACTTCAAATATGATAATAAAACAATCTTTGATAATTTCGATTATCTTTTAGAAAAGGGTAAAAAATACCTAGTTATAGGCGAAAGTGGAAGCGGGAAAACCACTCTTATTAACATTTTGAATAACAATATTTATAATTACACTGGTGATGTTTTCTTAAATGATTACAAAATTCAAAAAGAAGATAATTTATCTGCTAACATTGGTTTTCTAACTTCTGCAATTACTTTACCAAGCGAAATTGATTCAGATTTTTGAGATCTTGAAAACAATAAGGCGCTTGCTGAAATTTTCGAAATTGATTTTATTGATTTTAATAAAACAACTAAAACAGATAATTTATCTTTAGGTCAAAAACAAAGAATTTTATTATTTGATCTCTTTAAACACCAAAGATCACTTTATATTCTGGATGAATCATTAAGCAACATTGATAAAAGCCGTAGATATAAAATGCTTGATAAATTACTCGAAAGCGACAAAACAATACTCTTAATTTCTCACCACATACCAAACCATATTCATCATCAATTTGATCATATTTTAGATTTAAACCACAAATAG
- a CDS encoding HAD-IIB family hydrolase: protein MKKPKIIFIDLDGTAMDASAEHRFQKRPSEYTKRVIKKLSTQIPVVVSTGRGVNETTKEIVHSLGSDTYIAWNGAQIVIDGEVEQKEIIPNDVVAQVFKELRKNNCFVIFNSNIKEQTYVRNKFYKMLMHVGKATAHTYKEFQNDFPVYKALVWCLSKNKLHKVAQKLRIKFQDKIEVSLSGSRNNIIEITKKDVSKGDAEVWFCNRFEIDPMNAIHIGDSLNDASTKGKIGKLVAMKNSVDAVLSIADEVTEYDCNNQGLAKYLEKFIEE from the coding sequence ATGAAAAAACCCAAGATTATTTTTATCGATTTAGACGGTACAGCAATGGATGCAAGTGCTGAACATAGATTTCAAAAAAGACCTTCAGAATACACTAAAAGAGTTATAAAAAAATTGAGTACTCAAATCCCGGTTGTTGTTTCAACAGGACGTGGAGTCAATGAAACTACCAAGGAAATAGTTCACTCACTTGGTAGCGATACATACATTGCGTGAAACGGCGCACAAATCGTTATCGATGGTGAAGTTGAACAAAAAGAAATTATTCCTAACGATGTTGTAGCTCAAGTATTTAAAGAGCTTCGTAAAAATAACTGTTTTGTTATTTTTAACTCAAATATTAAAGAACAAACATATGTTAGAAATAAATTTTATAAAATGTTAATGCATGTTGGTAAAGCTACTGCACATACATATAAAGAATTTCAAAATGATTTTCCAGTTTATAAAGCTCTTGTGTGATGTTTATCTAAAAATAAATTACACAAGGTTGCTCAAAAATTAAGAATCAAGTTTCAAGATAAAATTGAAGTTTCTTTAAGTGGTAGCCGTAACAATATTATTGAAATCACCAAGAAAGATGTTTCAAAAGGTGATGCTGAAGTTTGATTCTGTAACAGATTTGAGATTGATCCAATGAATGCAATCCATATTGGAGATTCTTTAAATGACGCTTCTACTAAAGGTAAAATAGGTAAATTAGTTGCTATGAAAAACTCTGTTGATGCTGTCTTATCAATAGCAGACGAAGTCACAGAATATGATTGCAACAACCAAGGTCTTGCTAAATATTTAGAAAAATTTATCGAAGAATAG
- the trmD gene encoding tRNA (guanosine(37)-N1)-methyltransferase TrmD, translated as MRINFLTLFPNYYEPFINESIIDKARQKGLIEFEIIDFRDFSTNKHHKVDDEIYGGGHGLLLQVEPIDLALESLKDKAGIKILVSPQGKKFTQEIAQELASYKEITFISGRYEGFDERVVELVDLELSIGDYVLTGGELPSMVMADAIIRLLPGVIKEESHQYDSFQGIGLLDYPQYTRPREYKGMKVPEVLFSGNHKEIQEWKDKAQWEKTLKNRPDIIERIKNEK; from the coding sequence ATGAGAATCAACTTTCTAACCTTATTCCCGAATTATTATGAGCCATTTATCAATGAAAGTATTATTGATAAAGCAAGACAAAAAGGGCTTATAGAGTTTGAAATTATTGATTTTAGAGATTTTAGTACTAATAAACATCACAAAGTTGATGACGAGATTTATGGTGGCGGACACGGTTTGCTTTTACAAGTGGAACCAATTGATCTAGCTTTAGAGTCTCTAAAAGACAAAGCAGGAATTAAAATTCTTGTTTCGCCTCAAGGTAAAAAATTTACACAAGAAATAGCTCAAGAATTAGCTTCATACAAAGAAATCACATTTATTTCAGGTCGTTATGAAGGTTTTGATGAAAGAGTTGTTGAACTAGTTGATTTAGAATTATCTATTGGAGACTATGTTTTAACAGGTGGTGAATTACCTTCAATGGTTATGGCAGATGCCATAATTAGATTGTTACCCGGAGTAATTAAGGAAGAATCACATCAATATGATTCATTCCAAGGGATAGGTTTACTTGATTATCCTCAGTACACTAGACCAAGAGAATATAAAGGAATGAAAGTTCCAGAAGTTCTATTTAGTGGAAATCATAAGGAAATACAAGAATGAAAAGATAAGGCGCAATGAGAAAAAACTCTCAAAAATCGCCCAGACATCATTGAAAGGATTAAAAATGAGAAATAG
- a CDS encoding SAM-dependent methyltransferase: protein MNKKFLGQVFTPDFIVDKMINLISIKKPNLVLEPSSGSGNFYKKLIKKYENVIGVEIDEKIAHKNAVIASYFDTNYHPDINIGNPPYVDFKNITDKPENSVLIYKPNLYLYFLEKALNELNENGELIWIVPASVFTNSSSKKLNEIIYNNFSITHFEMVPENIWENASVPTAIIKIIKTINHKDKINYFFSNGKILFGEKPELIEEIIIKVGGASGFNSNIRNGNVPFVISSTERTKKLKNIVYEPKKWIRPVPKPPKRFTYQIFVNCKTRSKNPFYILEYQNKNEFINYDASVLCLFVNCDKGNALNIVKKLNTINWEKMGILRDGRFHFSQSILSALV, encoded by the coding sequence ATGAATAAAAAATTTTTAGGCCAAGTGTTTACTCCTGATTTTATTGTTGATAAAATGATCAATTTAATTTCTATAAAAAAACCTAATTTAGTTTTAGAACCTAGCTCGGGTTCGGGAAATTTTTATAAAAAATTAATAAAAAAATATGAAAATGTAATAGGTGTAGAAATAGATGAAAAAATCGCTCACAAAAATGCCGTTATAGCTTCATATTTTGATACTAATTATCATCCAGATATTAATATTGGCAATCCTCCTTATGTAGATTTTAAAAACATAACAGATAAGCCGGAAAATTCTGTATTAATTTACAAACCTAATTTATATCTTTATTTTTTAGAAAAAGCACTTAATGAATTAAATGAAAATGGAGAATTAATTTGAATAGTTCCGGCATCTGTTTTTACAAATTCTAGTTCTAAAAAACTCAACGAAATTATTTATAATAATTTCTCTATAACTCATTTTGAGATGGTGCCTGAAAATATTTGAGAAAACGCATCTGTACCTACTGCCATTATCAAGATAATAAAAACAATAAATCATAAAGATAAAATTAATTACTTTTTTTCTAATGGAAAAATTTTATTTGGAGAAAAACCAGAGTTGATAGAAGAAATTATTATTAAAGTCGGCGGAGCTTCGGGTTTTAATTCAAATATCAGAAATGGCAATGTACCATTTGTGATTTCTTCTACAGAAAGAACCAAAAAATTAAAAAATATTGTTTATGAACCAAAAAAATGAATTAGACCCGTTCCTAAACCTCCTAAAAGATTTACTTATCAAATTTTTGTCAATTGTAAAACCAGAAGTAAAAATCCATTTTATATTCTAGAATATCAAAATAAAAATGAATTTATTAATTATGACGCTTCTGTTTTATGCTTATTTGTTAATTGTGATAAAGGTAATGCTTTAAATATTGTCAAAAAATTAAATACAATTAATTGAGAAAAAATGGGAATATTAAGAGATGGCAGATTTCATTTTTCACAAAGTATATTAAGTGCTCTCGTCTAA
- a CDS encoding ATP-binding cassette domain-containing protein, which yields MKIKLRHHWFSFVFILAFSALVFAFNFLEVRALNSFLKTLQESSVNFEKAKGSLILFLIITAAAGLLLFLNSLFRTIFKHFLSKFAFKQVVRKFLSQHIAKIEYGQKEEKIVAVARASDTLIDKFYDNILTFWIQIVSIIGVVVSLGILNPIVLSYLIPLIILVLLAPVLAQVKSQEVGKLSSEIIIEPENVTSKLVQNLYSYANKNDLTALEAKYIEKMDQLVVKRIGRFANKYAMLFFLRHSFSAIFYTLNIFITFVLAIFAPEYMAISFLATFVSNIPTLKNNVSIAINLFFNMVMGKMEFDKYIKSFKISNEQINNLPNFQGSKKSPKHFEKLRLTKVTILDNQLDSTILKEVNFELNKNEKILIFGESGSGKSTFVNHLLGLLPFKDQQSISINDDPEQNHLAEFAFPVWEKSEFITGTLLENLTLFDSAKEPETKVLMEKFKLKDINLQENVNIHNLQYSQGQMQRMALIRAFNSDQDILILDEAISNIDKKNVEPVLKHIFESDKTIIMISHNIDPEIHSNFTRIYEVRDGGLYEVR from the coding sequence ATGAAAATCAAATTGCGACATCACTGGTTTTCTTTTGTTTTTATATTAGCTTTTTCGGCTCTAGTTTTTGCTTTTAATTTTTTAGAAGTTAGAGCATTAAATAGTTTTTTAAAAACATTACAAGAAAGCAGTGTTAATTTCGAAAAAGCCAAGGGGTCATTAATACTTTTTTTAATAATTACTGCCGCCGCCGGACTACTTTTATTTTTAAATAGCTTGTTTAGGACTATATTTAAGCATTTTTTATCAAAATTTGCTTTTAAACAAGTTGTTAGGAAATTTCTTTCTCAACACATAGCTAAAATTGAATATGGACAGAAAGAAGAAAAAATAGTAGCCGTAGCAAGAGCTTCTGACACTCTAATTGATAAATTTTACGATAATATTCTTACATTTTGAATACAAATAGTTTCAATTATAGGTGTAGTTGTTTCGTTAGGAATTTTAAATCCTATTGTGCTATCTTATTTAATCCCTCTAATCATTTTAGTGCTACTTGCACCAGTTTTAGCTCAAGTTAAATCTCAAGAAGTTGGAAAATTAAGTTCAGAGATTATTATTGAACCCGAAAATGTGACATCAAAATTGGTTCAAAATCTTTATTCTTATGCTAACAAAAACGATTTGACTGCACTAGAAGCTAAATATATTGAGAAAATGGATCAATTAGTAGTAAAAAGAATTGGACGTTTTGCTAATAAATATGCAATGCTATTCTTTTTGCGACATTCATTTAGTGCTATATTTTACACATTAAACATTTTTATCACATTCGTTTTAGCAATCTTTGCTCCTGAGTATATGGCAATTAGCTTTTTAGCTACTTTTGTTTCAAATATTCCAACACTGAAGAATAATGTTTCGATTGCAATTAACTTATTCTTCAATATGGTAATGGGTAAAATGGAGTTTGATAAGTATATTAAATCATTTAAGATCTCAAATGAACAAATTAATAATCTACCAAACTTTCAAGGCTCAAAGAAATCTCCAAAACATTTTGAAAAATTAAGATTAACTAAAGTTACAATTTTAGATAACCAGCTTGATAGCACAATTTTAAAAGAGGTTAATTTTGAATTAAATAAAAACGAAAAAATCTTGATATTTGGAGAAAGTGGAAGTGGGAAAAGCACTTTTGTAAATCATTTGCTTGGTTTACTTCCTTTTAAAGATCAACAAAGTATATCTATTAATGACGATCCAGAGCAAAACCATCTTGCAGAATTTGCGTTTCCTGTTTGAGAAAAAAGTGAGTTTATCACAGGAACTTTATTAGAGAATTTAACTTTATTTGATTCTGCAAAAGAACCAGAAACCAAAGTTTTAATGGAAAAATTCAAGTTAAAAGATATTAATTTACAAGAGAATGTTAATATCCATAACCTACAATATTCACAAGGACAAATGCAACGAATGGCATTAATTCGTGCTTTTAATTCAGACCAAGATATCTTAATTCTAGATGAAGCAATAAGCAACATTGATAAAAAGAATGTAGAACCTGTTTTAAAACACATTTTTGAAAGCGACAAAACAATAATCATGATTTCACATAACATCGATCCAGAGATACACTCTAATTTCACTAGAATTTATGAAGTTAGAGACGGAGGACTTTATGAGGTGAGATAA
- the ligA gene encoding NAD-dependent DNA ligase LigA codes for MSSQQEKIQKKIESLTNLINKWNKEYYVENNPSVSDQEYDEALLELEELEKQFPRFILANSPTLSVGGFAENKFAKYTHEKPMLSLAKAYSLDEVGRFFDNTSKALNDNNLSYSLEPKIDGLSIALHYNNGVLEKAVTRGDGVIGEDVTENIYQIQTIPKKINYLSKIEIRGEVFLPKTRFEELNKQLAAKDQKTFANPRNAASGTLRQLDPEIVKERKLDAILYDIVSPIEHNLKTQKEALDFLKKNHFNVNPYSFISSDREFILRKIEEFKAIKNNFEFDCDGFVIKLDNVTMWDSLGATAKFPRYAIAFKYETEEAISTIINIKTTVGRTGKITYVAELEPVSLNQTIVRNATLHNYDFIDTMNINLGDEVKVIKSGEIIPKIIGLVKKNSNSIFPKVLNCVSCGSLLIEIDDNVDQFCMNDECSEKQIKNLIHFVSRPAMNILTLGESNIRTFFELGFLSDIPSVFELFKYKDQIIQLPSYKEKKTDNILNSIEASKEIFLYKALFALGIKHIGAQIAEIIAQKINKLSDLINLDFETLSEINTIGPKIIDSLREYVSNPKNQEILVRLDEVLVYKQNKKNESELFSGLVFVITGTLSKTRDYFKNLIEQNGGKVASAVSKNVNYLLAGENAGSKLDKAQKIGVNVINEEELNKLLTPK; via the coding sequence ATGTCATCACAACAAGAGAAAATTCAAAAAAAGATCGAATCACTCACTAACTTAATCAACAAATGAAACAAGGAATACTACGTCGAAAATAACCCTTCTGTTAGCGACCAGGAGTATGACGAAGCGCTCCTTGAATTAGAAGAGTTGGAAAAACAGTTTCCTCGTTTTATCTTGGCTAATTCGCCGACATTGAGTGTTGGCGGTTTTGCTGAAAATAAATTCGCTAAATACACTCATGAAAAACCAATGCTTTCGCTTGCTAAAGCTTATAGTTTAGATGAAGTGGGTAGATTCTTTGATAACACATCTAAAGCTTTAAATGATAATAATTTAAGCTATAGCCTTGAGCCAAAAATTGACGGTTTATCAATTGCGCTTCACTATAATAATGGTGTTTTAGAAAAAGCTGTTACAAGAGGAGATGGTGTAATTGGAGAAGATGTCACTGAAAATATTTATCAAATTCAAACTATTCCCAAAAAAATTAATTATCTTTCTAAAATAGAAATTCGTGGAGAAGTTTTCTTACCAAAAACCCGTTTTGAAGAGCTTAATAAGCAGCTAGCTGCAAAAGATCAAAAAACATTTGCTAACCCAAGAAATGCGGCAAGCGGGACGTTAAGACAACTTGATCCTGAAATAGTAAAAGAAAGAAAACTTGATGCTATTTTATATGATATTGTAAGTCCGATTGAGCACAATTTAAAAACCCAAAAAGAAGCACTTGATTTCTTAAAAAAGAATCACTTTAATGTTAATCCTTATTCTTTTATTTCTTCCGATCGTGAATTTATCTTAAGGAAAATAGAAGAATTTAAAGCGATCAAAAATAACTTTGAATTTGATTGTGATGGTTTTGTTATTAAACTAGACAATGTAACTATGTGAGATAGTTTAGGAGCAACAGCTAAATTTCCAAGATACGCAATTGCTTTTAAATACGAAACTGAAGAAGCAATTTCAACAATTATAAATATTAAAACAACAGTTGGCCGTACTGGCAAAATTACTTACGTAGCAGAATTAGAACCAGTTTCCTTAAATCAAACAATAGTACGTAATGCGACATTACATAATTATGATTTTATTGACACTATGAATATTAATTTAGGTGACGAAGTTAAAGTAATAAAAAGTGGCGAAATCATTCCTAAAATTATCGGTTTGGTTAAGAAAAATTCTAACTCTATCTTTCCAAAAGTTTTAAATTGCGTTAGTTGCGGTAGCTTACTTATTGAAATAGATGATAATGTTGATCAATTTTGTATGAACGATGAATGTAGTGAAAAACAAATTAAAAACTTGATTCACTTTGTTTCTCGTCCAGCAATGAATATTTTAACTCTTGGTGAATCAAATATTCGCACATTCTTTGAACTTGGATTTTTAAGTGATATTCCGAGTGTCTTTGAACTTTTTAAATATAAAGATCAAATTATTCAGTTACCAAGTTATAAAGAGAAAAAAACAGATAACATTTTAAATAGCATTGAAGCTTCAAAAGAAATTTTCTTATACAAAGCCCTTTTTGCATTAGGTATAAAACATATTGGTGCACAAATTGCTGAAATAATTGCTCAAAAAATTAATAAACTCTCTGATTTAATTAATCTAGATTTTGAAACCTTAAGTGAAATTAACACAATTGGCCCAAAAATAATTGATTCACTACGTGAATATGTCTCAAATCCAAAAAATCAAGAAATATTAGTAAGATTAGACGAAGTTTTAGTTTATAAACAAAACAAGAAAAACGAAAGTGAATTGTTTTCTGGTTTAGTCTTTGTAATTACAGGAACACTGTCTAAAACCAGAGATTACTTTAAAAATCTAATTGAGCAAAACGGCGGTAAAGTTGCAAGTGCTGTTTCTAAAAATGTAAATTATCTTCTAGCTGGAGAAAATGCCGGAAGTAAACTTGACAAAGCTCAAAAAATAGGCGTCAATGTTATTAATGAAGAAGAACTAAATAAATTATTAACACCAAAATAA
- the rplS gene encoding 50S ribosomal protein L19, whose translation MRNRLLEVVEKSQLRSDLPEFQTGDNVKVHVRIREGEKERIQIFEGLVISKKESGTRESFTVRKMSYGIGVERTFPVNSPLIAHIEVVRSNKVRRKRLFFMRDRKGKSARLKEIKRTK comes from the coding sequence ATGAGAAATAGATTATTAGAAGTTGTTGAAAAGTCACAATTACGTTCAGACTTACCAGAGTTCCAAACAGGAGATAACGTTAAAGTTCACGTTCGTATTCGTGAAGGTGAAAAAGAACGTATCCAAATTTTCGAGGGATTAGTTATCTCTAAAAAAGAATCAGGAACAAGAGAATCATTTACAGTTAGAAAAATGTCATATGGAATTGGTGTTGAAAGAACTTTCCCAGTTAATTCACCATTAATTGCACACATCGAAGTTGTTCGTTCAAACAAAGTACGTAGAAAAAGATTATTCTTCATGAGAGACCGTAAAGGTAAAAGTGCTCGTCTTAAAGAAATCAAAAGAACAAAATAA
- a CDS encoding phosphotransferase, with amino-acid sequence MKTKITIGHTNNSYKDNNVFFQEKKQNEFNHKLDYSLLEEFDFVPKLIHNDDNSVSWEWIDSKPLEFTNDILIQIANNFKTLHDSNLDFPKRNIASRVKTYRKILKEKNINIDVLNEYFKRINLILKNSENNRPLHNDLYAANILVDKNNKVYFIDWEYASMGDKHFDLAYFICGSFLTKEQEEVFLNAYDTYWEEYLIQQKILVYYLVILWVNAQEVKPFDDMPSILKLKETVKEYEYKKANNLFRR; translated from the coding sequence ATGAAAACTAAAATTACAATTGGACACACAAATAACTCTTATAAAGACAATAATGTTTTTTTTCAAGAAAAAAAACAAAATGAATTTAATCACAAATTAGATTATAGCCTTCTCGAAGAATTCGATTTTGTACCTAAATTAATTCATAATGATGATAATTCAGTTTCATGAGAATGAATTGATAGCAAACCACTTGAATTCACAAATGATATTCTTATTCAAATAGCAAATAATTTCAAAACCTTACATGATTCAAATTTAGATTTTCCAAAGAGAAACATCGCTTCTCGCGTCAAAACATATCGTAAAATTCTAAAAGAAAAAAACATTAATATTGATGTTTTAAATGAATATTTCAAAAGAATTAATTTAATACTTAAAAATAGCGAAAATAATAGACCCTTACACAATGATTTATATGCTGCAAATATTTTAGTGGACAAAAACAACAAAGTTTATTTTATCGACTGAGAATATGCTTCAATGGGTGATAAACACTTTGATTTAGCTTACTTTATTTGTGGTAGTTTTTTAACAAAAGAACAAGAAGAAGTGTTTTTAAATGCTTATGATACATATTGAGAAGAATATTTAATTCAGCAAAAAATTCTTGTCTACTACCTTGTTATTTTATGAGTCAATGCACAAGAAGTTAAACCTTTTGATGATATGCCTTCAATTCTTAAACTTAAAGAAACAGTTAAAGAATACGAATACAAAAAAGCAAATAATTTATTTAGAAGATAA
- the rpsP gene encoding 30S ribosomal protein S16, whose translation MVKIRLKRMGSKFRPVYKIVAADARAPRDGKFIEALGHYNPSTKELVLNKEQTAKWLKEGAQPTVTVANLFRANKLTEELKK comes from the coding sequence ATGGTAAAAATTAGATTAAAAAGAATGGGAAGCAAATTTAGACCTGTTTACAAAATCGTTGCTGCTGATGCTAGAGCACCACGTGACGGTAAATTTATCGAAGCACTTGGACACTACAATCCATCTACAAAAGAACTTGTTTTAAACAAAGAACAAACTGCAAAATGACTTAAAGAAGGTGCACAACCAACTGTAACTGTGGCTAACTTATTCAGAGCAAACAAATTAACTGAAGAACTTAAAAAATAA